In one window of Palaemon carinicauda isolate YSFRI2023 chromosome 2, ASM3689809v2, whole genome shotgun sequence DNA:
- the LOC137620625 gene encoding protein SPT2 homolog: MCWIYWASDFVELAEVVEDTNGAGEFGEPEESDGDTVANEYEEPAEGAGATPGAGEFGEQAANARDKGASKSGHPTEGAEDTTGAGEFGESAESARDTGASESGESIEGAGDTTGGGEFGEHELSSEDTRASKSGEHSEGAVDITGAGASKSGEPTEGAGDTTEAGEFREPAERDGDTGASKSGKPVEGDGDTAGVYSLENQKKVLEVLAQGDEEPTESAGDTTRAGELGKPAESAGNTAGVGEFGKPEESARDTGTSES, translated from the exons ATGTGCTGGATATACTGGGCAAGCGATTTTGTAGAACTTGCAGAAGTTGTTGAGGATACTAATGGGGCAGGTGAGTTTGGAGAACCAGAAGAAAGTGATGGCGATACTGTGGCAAATGAGTATGAAGAACCTGCTGAAGGTGCCGGGGCTACCCCTGGGGCAGGTGAGTTTGGAGAACAAGCAGCGAATGCTAGAGATAAAGGGGCAAGCAAGTCTGGACATCCTACAGAAGGTGCTGAGGATACCACTGGAGCAGGTGAATTTGGAGAATCAGCAGAAAGTGCTAGAGATACTGGGGCAAGTGAGTCTGGAGAATCTATAGAAGGTGCTGGGGATACTACTGGGGGAGGTGAGTTTGGAGAGCATGAATTAAGTTCTGAAGATACTAGGGCAAGCAAGTCTGGAGAACATTCAGAAGGTGCTGTGGATATTACTGGGGCAG GGGCAAGCAAGTCTGGAGAACCTACAGAAGGTGCTGGGGATACTACTGAGGCAGGTGAGTTTAGAGAACCAGCAGAAAGAGATGGAGATACTGGGGCAAGCAAGTCTGGAAAACCTGTAGAAGGTGATGGGGATACTGCTGGGGTATATAGTTTGGAGAACCAAAAGAAAGTGCTGGAGGTATTGGCGCAAGGGGATGAAGAACCTACAGAAAGTGCTGGGGATACTACTAGGGCAGGTGAGTTGGGAAAACCTGCAGAAAGTGCCGGAAATACTGCTGGGGTAGGTGAGTTTGGAAAACCAGAAGAAAGTGCTAGAGATACTGGCACAAGTGAGTCTTGA
- the LOC137620632 gene encoding mucin-19-like, with translation MARDTGAIESGESAEGAGDTAGSGEFGEPSDSAGDTGATESAEPAEDAGILVGQVSLENQKKVLEILERASLKNLQKVLGILLRQVSSENQKKSAGETGAGKSEKPAESAGDTAGAGEFEETEESARSIGARESEEPAESAGDTTRAGELRKPVKSAGDTGSSKTAEPAEGAGDTAGVGEIGEPEESARDTGASEFRDPKESARDTGENKSGEPEEGAGDTTEADEFGKPEESARDTGASESEESAEGSGDTPRVGEFGEPTESAGDTGSSKLGQPAEEGAGDTTRAGEFKEPAESTGDTVASKSGEPAEGAGDTAGTGEFRELEESARYWHNESEEPTEGAGDTTRAGEFGEPAESAGDTGSSKTGQPAEGAGVGEFGAPEESARDTGASESGKPAEGAENTTKAGEFEKLEESARDTGASESEEPVEGSGDTAVAGEIGEPDVSARDSGANKSDEHAEGAGDINRARKFGNQQIVLEILGYWASEFVKLAEGADDTNGAGEFGEPGEIAGDTVVRKSGEPPLGARDTTGQVSLENQQKVLEILGKQVSRTEVAADTTGALEFGEPAECAEYTGQVSLENLQKVLRILNWTGEFGEPAEIAGDTGANKSGEPAGAADTTGAGEFGEPEESAGDIGVNESGELALCAEILLGRCWDTTGSGEFGEPAESFGDTGTSESGEPAEGAGDTTGTCEFGEPVESAVDTLASESGEPAEGAGDTAWAGKSGEAVENDRDNTGTGEFGETAECARDTGASKSGEPAEGAGDTTGACEFGKPAECAEDTGASKSGEPVEGAGDTTGEGEFGEPAESVGDNTGAGEFAKPAERAGDTGASKSGEPAEGDGETAGVGEFGEPAESAGDTGSSKTGQPAEGAGVGEFGAPEESARDTGASESGKPAEGAENTTKAGKFEKLEESARDTGASKSEEPVEGSGDTAVAGEIGEPDVSARDSGANKSDEHAEGAGDINRAREFGNQQIVLEILGYWASEFVKLAEGADDTNGAGEFGEPGEIAGDTVVRKSGEPPLGARDTTGQVSLENQQKVLEILGKQVCRTEVAGDTTGALEFGEPAECAGYTGQASLENLQKVLRILNWTGEFGEPAEIAGDTGANKSGEPAGAADTTGAGEFGEPEESAGDIGVNESGELALCAEILLGRCWDTTGSGEFGEPVESAVYTLASESGEPAEGAGDTAWAGKSGEAVEDDRDNTGTGEFGETAECARDTGASKSGEPAEGAGDTTGACEFGKPAVCAEDTGASKSGEPVEGAGDTTGEESARDIGASESEEPTEDAEDTTRTGEFGEPAESAGDTGSSKTGQPAEGAGVGEFGAPEESARDTGASESKKPTEGAGDTTRAGEFGEPAESAGDTGSSKTGQPAEGAGVGEFGAPEESARDTGASESGKPAEGAENTTKAGEFEKLEESAKDTGASESEEPVEGSGDTAVAGEIGEPDVSARDSGANKSDEHAEGAGDINRAREFGNQQIVLEILGYWASEFVKLAEGADDTNGAGEFGEPGEIAGDTVVRKSGEPPLGARDTTGQVSLENQQKVLEILGEQVCRTEVAGDTTGALEFGEPAECAGYTGQASLENLQKVLRILNWTGEFGEPAEIAADTGTNASGEPVGAGDTIGAGEIGKPLEKSFGDTGTSESGEPAEGAGDTTGTCEFGEPVESAVDTLASESGEPAEGAGDTAWAECAEDTGASKSGEPVEGAGDTTGEGEFGEPAESVGDNTGAGEFGEPAEYARDTGASVSGKPAEGAGDTTGACEFGEPAECNGDTGQASLENLQVLLILLGQVSLENMQNVLDILGQVSLVNLQMVLLILLVQNLGSMTWHQGGYHSAPRSKWETPKLHHESVKLKEVGQQNERNQEQR, from the exons ATGGCTAGAGATACTGGGGCAATTGAGTCTGGAGAATCTGCTGAAGGTGCTGGGGATACTGCTGGGTCAGGCGAGTTTGGAGAGCCATCAGATAGTGCTGGAGATACTGGGGCCACCGAGTCTGCAGAACCTGCTGAAGATGCGGGGATACTAGTAGGGCAGGTGAGTTTGGAGAACCAGAAGAAAGTGCTGGAGATACTGGAGAGAGCGAGTCTGAAGAACCTGCAAAAGGTGCTGGGGATATTACTGAGGCAGGTGAGTTCAGAGAACCAGAAAAAAagtgctggagaaactggggcaggcaAATCAGAAAAACCTGCTGAAAGTGCTGGGGATACTGCTGGGGCGG GTGAGTTTGAAGAAACAGAAGAAAGTGCTAGAAGTATTGGCGCAAGGGAGTCTGAAGAACCTGCAGAAAGTGCTGGGGATACTACTAGGGCAGGAGAGTTGAGAAAACCAGTAAAAAGTGCTGGAGATACTGGGTCAAGCAAGACTGCAGAACCAgcagaaggtgctggagatactgCTGGGGTAGGTGAGATTGGAGAACCAGAAGAAAGTGCTAGAGATACTGGCGCAA GTGAGTTTAGAGATCCAAAAGAAAGTGCTAGAGATACTGGGGAAAACAAGTCTGGAGAGCCTGAAGAAGGTGCTGGGGATACTACTGAGGCAGACGAGTTTGGCAAACCAGAAGAAAGTGCTAGAGACACTGGCGCAAGTGAGTCTGAAGAATCTGCAGAAGGTTCTGGGGATACTCCTAGGGTAGGTGAGTTTGGAGAACCAACAGAAAGTGCTGGTGATACTGGGTCAAGCAAATTAGGACAACCTGCTGAAG AAGGTGCTGGGGATACTACTAGAGCAGGTGAGTTTAAAGAACCAGCAGAAAGTACTGGAGATACTGTGGCAAGCAAGTCTGGAGAACCTGCAGAAGGTGCTGGGGATACTGCTGGGACTGGTGAGTTTAGAGAACTAGAAGAAAGTGCTAGATACTGGCACAA TGAGTCTGAAGAACCTACAGAAGGTGCTGGGGATACTACTAGGGCAGGTGAGTTCGGAGAACCAGCAGAAAGTGCTGGAGATACTGGGTCAAGCAAGACTGGACAACCAGCAGAAGGTGCTGGGGTAGGTGAGTTTGGAGCACCAGAAGAAAGTGCCAGAGATACTGGCGCAAGTGAGTCTGGAAAACCTGCAGAAGGTGCTGAGAATACTACTAAGGCAGGTGAGTTTGAAAAACTAGAAGAAAGTGCTAGAGATACTGGCGCAAGTGAGTCTGAAGAACCTGTAGAAGGTTCTGGGGATACTGCTGTGGCTGGTGAGATTGGAGAACCAGATGTAAGTGCTAGAGATAGTGGCGCAAACAAGTCTGATGAACATGCAGAAGGTGCTGGGGATATTAATAGGGCACGAAAGTTTGGTAACCAACAGATAGTGCTGGAGATACTGGG ATACTGGGCAAGCGAGTTTGTAAAACTTGCAGAAGGAGCTGATGATACTAATGGGGCAGGTGAGTTTGGAGAACCAGGAGAAATTGCTGGGGATACTGTGGTAAGAAAGTCTGGAGAACCTCCATTAGGTGCTAGGGATACTACTGGCCAGGTGAGTTTGGAGAACCAGCAGAAAGTGCTGGAGATACTGGGCAAGCAAGTCTCCAGAACAGAAGTTGCTGCGGATACCACTGGGGCACTTGAATTTGGAGAACCAGCAGAATGTGCTGAATATACTGGGCAAGTGAGTTTGGAGAACTTGCAGAAGGTGCTGAGGATACTAAATTGGACGGGTGAGTTTGGAGAACCAGCAGAAATTGCTGGGGATACAGGGGCAAACAAATCTGGAGAACCTGCAGGTGCTGCGGATACTACTGGGGCCGGTGAATTTGGAGAACCAGAAGAAAGTGCAGGAGATATTGGGGTAAATGAGTCTGGAGAACTTGCATTATGTGCTGAGATACTACTGGGCAG GTGCTGGGATACTACTGGGTCAGGTGAGTTTGGTGAACCCGCAGAAAGTTTTGGAGATACTGGGACAAGCGAGAGTGGAGAACCTGCAGAAGGTGCTGGGGATACTACCGGCACATGTGAGTTTGGAGAACCAGTTGAAAGTGCTGTAGATACTTTGGCAAGTGAGTCTGGGGAACCTGCAGAAGGTGCTGGGGATACTGCTTGGGCAG GTAAGTCTGGTGAGGCTGTTGAGAATGATAGAGATAATACTGGGACAGGTGAGTTTGGAGAAACAGCAGAATGTGCCAGAGATACTGGGGCAAGCAAGTCTGGAGAACCTGCAGAAGGTGCTGGTGATACTACTGGGGCATGTGAGTTTGGAAAACCAGCAGAGTGTGCTGAAGATACTGGGGCAAGCAAGTCTGGAGAACCTGTGGAAGGTGCTGGTGATACTACTGGGGAAGGTGAATTTGGTGAACCAGCAGAAAGTGTTGGTGATAATACTGGGGCAGGTGAGTTTGCAAAACCAGCAGAACgtgctggagatactggggcaAGCAAGTCTGGAGAACCTGCAGAAGGTGATGGGGAAACTGCTGGGGTAG GTGAGTTCGGAGAACCAGCAGAAAGTGCTGGAGATACTGGGTCAAGCAAGACTGGACAACCAGCAGAAGGTGCTGGGGTAGGTGAGTTTGGAGCACCAGAAGAAAGTGCCAGAGATACTGGCGCAAGTGAGTCTGGAAAACCTGCAGAAGGTGCTGAGAATACTACTAAGGCAGGTAAGTTTGAAAAACTAGAAGAAAGTGCTAGAGATACTGGCGCAAGTAAGTCTGAAGAACCTGTAGAAGGTTCTGGGGATACTGCTGTGGCTGGTGAGATTGGAGAACCAGATGTAAGTGCTAGAGATAGTGGCGCAAACAAGTCTGATGAACATGCAGAAGGTGCTGGGGATATTAATAGGGCACGAGAGTTTGGTAACCAACAGATAGTGCTGGAGATACTGGG ATACTGGGCAAGCGAGTTTGTAAAACTTGCAGAAGGAGCTGATGATACTAATGGGGCAGGTGAGTTTGGAGAACCAGGAGAAATTGCTGGGGATACTGTGGTAAGAAAGTCTGGAGAACCTCCATTAGGTGCTAGGGATACTACTGGCCAGGTGAGTTTGGAGAACCAGCAGAAAGTGCTGGAGATACTGGGCAAGCAAGTCTGCAGAACAGAAGTTGCTGGGGATACCACTGGGGCACTTGAATTTGGAGAACCAGCAGAATGTGCTGGATATACTGGGCAAGCGAGTTTGGAGAACTTGCAGAAGGTGCTGAGGATACTAAATTGGACGGGTGAGTTTGGAGAACCAGCAGAAATTGCTGGGGATACTGGGGCAAACAAATCTGGAGAACCTGCAGGTGCTGCGGATACTACTGGGGCCGGTGAATTTGGAGAACCAGAAGAAAGTGCAGGAGATATTGGGGTAAATGAGTCTGGAGAACTTGCATTATGTGCTGAGATACTACTGGGCAG GTGCTGGGATACTACTGGGTCAGGTGAGTTTGGTGAACCAGTTGAAAGTGCTGTATATACTTTGGCAAGTGAGTCTGGGGAACCTGCAGAAGGTGCTGGGGATACTGCTTGGGCAG GTAAGTCTGGTGAGGCTGTTGAGGATGATAGAGATAATACTGGGACAGGTGAGTTTGGAGAAACAGCAGAATGTGCCAGAGATACTGGGGCAAGCAAGTCTGGAGAACCTGCAGAAGGTGCTGGTGATACTACTGGGGCATGTGAGTTTGGAAAACCAGCAGTGTGTGCTGAAGATACTGGGGCAAGCAAGTCTGGAGAACCTGTAGAAGGTGCTGGTGATACTACTGGGGAAG AAAGTGCTAGAGATATTGGCGCAAGTGAGTCTGAAGAACCTACAGAAGATGCTGAGGATACTACTAGGACAGGTGAGTTCGGAGAACCAGCAGAAAGTGCTGGAGATACTGGGTCAAGCAAGACTGGACAACCAGCAGAAGGTGCTGGGGTAGGTGAGTTTGGAGCACCAGAAGAAAGTGCCAGAGACACTGGCGCAAGTGAGTCTAAAAAACCTACAGAAGGTGCTGGGGATACTACTAGGGCAGGTGAGTTCGGAGAACCAGCAGAAAGTGCTGGAGATACTGGGTCAAGCAAGACTGGACAACCAGCAGAAGGTGCTGGGGTAGGTGAGTTTGGAGCACCAGAAGAAAGTGCCAGAGATACTGGTGCAAGTGAGTCTGGAAAACCTGCAGAAGGTGCTGAGAATACTACTAAGGCAGGTGAGTTTGAAAAACTAGAAGAAAGTGCTAAAGATACTGGCGCAAGTGAGTCTGAAGAACCTGTAGAAGGTTCTGGGGATACTGCTGTGGCTGGTGAGATTGGAGAACCAGATGTAAGTGCTAGAGATAGTGGCGCAAACAAGTCTGATGAACATGCAGAAGGTGCTGGAGATATTAATAGGGCACGAGAGTTTGGTAACCAACAGATAGTGCTGGAGATACTGGG ATACTGGGCAAGCGAGTTTGTAAAACTTGCAGAAGGAGCTGATGATACTAATGGGGCAGGTGAGTTTGGAGAACCAGGAGAAATTGCTGGGGATACTGTGGTAAGAAAGTCTGGAGAACCTCCATTAGGTGCTAGGGATACTACTGGCCAGGTGAGTTTGGAGAACCAGCAGAAAGTGCTGGAGATACTGGGAGAGCAAGTCTGCAGAACAGAAGTTGCTGGGGATACCACTGGGGCACTTGAATTTGGAGAACCAGCAGAATGTGCTGGATATACTGGGCAAGCGAGTTTGGAGAACTTGCAGAAGGTGCTGAGGATACTAAATTGGACAGGTGAGTTTGGAGAACCAGCAGAAATTGCTGCAGATACTGGGACAAACGCATCTGGAGAACCTGTAGGTGCTGGAGATACTATTGGGGCAGGTGAAATTGGGAAACCATTAGAAA AAAGTTTTGGAGATACTGGGACAAGCGAGAGTGGAGAACCTGCAGAAGGTGCTGGGGATACTACCGGCACATGTGAGTTTGGAGAACCAGTTGAAAGTGCTGTAGATACTTTGGCAAGTGAGTCTGGGGAACCTGCAGAAGGTGCTGGGGATACTGCTTGGGCAG AGTGTGCTGAAGATACTGGGGCAAGCAAGTCTGGAGAACCTGTGGAAGGTGCTGGTGATACTACTGGGGAAGGTGAGTTTGGTGAACCAGCAGAAAGTGTTGGTGATAATACTGGGGCAGGTGAGTTTGGAGAACCAGCAGAATATGCTAGAGATACTGGGGCAAGTGTGTCTGGAAAACCTGCAGAAGGTGCTGGTGATACTACTGGGGCATGTGAGTTTGGAGAACCAGCAGAATGTAATGGAGATACTGGGCAAGCGAGTCTGGAAAACCTGCAGGTGCTGTTGATACTATTGGGGCAGGTGAGTTTGGAGAACATGCAGAATGTGCTGGATATACTGGGCCAAGTGAGTCTGGTGAACCTGCAGATGGTGCTCTTGATACTACTGGTGCAG AACTTAGGCTCCATGACCTGGCATCAAGGTGGTTACCATTCAGCACCAAGGAGCAAGTGGGAAACTCCTAAGTTGCACCATGAAAGTGTAAAGTTAAAAGAAGTTGGGCAGCAAAATGAAAGGAATCAGGAACAGAGATAA